The Candidatus Nanohalovita haloferacivicina genome has a window encoding:
- a CDS encoding undecaprenyl diphosphate synthase family protein, with protein MHLGVIPDGNRRYAEKNGLAKAKAYRKAKNVIKEVGQQLEDREIEEVTFYLLSEENLARPDEELQDLYQLLEDSIAEVAEEFGERDFSFNWASTNPDALPEHLQEKLSDLEEEFNDGEKQINALISYDGKADVMQASSKISKESGEFTRDEMREHLQIKSDIDFVIRTGDNPARECLSGFPIWNASYAEFYHIKKNFPSVTLEDVEEALDHYQKLRRKKGR; from the coding sequence ATGCATCTAGGAGTTATACCGGATGGAAACCGGAGATACGCAGAGAAAAACGGACTTGCCAAGGCAAAGGCCTACAGAAAGGCAAAGAACGTAATCAAAGAAGTAGGCCAGCAACTTGAAGACAGAGAAATAGAAGAAGTCACGTTCTACCTTCTTTCCGAGGAAAACCTTGCCAGGCCTGATGAAGAACTACAGGATCTCTACCAGCTACTTGAAGACAGTATAGCAGAGGTCGCAGAGGAATTTGGAGAAAGAGATTTTTCATTCAACTGGGCCTCCACCAATCCAGATGCGCTTCCAGAACACCTGCAGGAAAAACTTTCAGACCTGGAAGAAGAGTTCAACGACGGAGAGAAACAGATAAATGCACTAATCTCCTACGACGGAAAAGCCGATGTAATGCAGGCCTCCAGCAAGATATCAAAGGAATCAGGAGAATTCACCAGAGATGAGATGAGAGAACATCTTCAGATCAAATCTGACATTGATTTCGTTATCAGAACAGGAGACAATCCTGCGAGAGAATGTCTGTCAGGATTCCCGATCTGGAACGCCAGCTACGCAGAATTCTACCATATCAAGAAGAACTTCCCATCCGTCACACTTGAAGATGTGGAAGAAGCACTTGACCACTATCAGAAACTTAGAAGAAAGAAAGGCCGCTAA
- a CDS encoding UvrD-helicase domain-containing protein, with protein MTDPNKQQKELIENTDGIYLVDAGAGTGKTFTITRRYAKILEKGVSPDDILLATFTNNAADQMKERIIERTDVKASKIYDAPISTFHSFAKRIIRNHGFDTPRILGMDEDITQSLNLMESEVREKQEFNSFMNLFIEQNPEYSEYYQILGDYSQLLALLKNLAAKGIVPEKEGWFGDSEKYIDGDYSEFKKIFKEMNKPKETSNGKKQSELRSRLYSLKYKDFDEDAPSEEEVRGGYGTKQVRRDFCQKAFDEERDQLKEFVHEVYFLYIKYCLSKNYLNFNFLLAFAYVLLNQDEGLREKLSFKYLMIDEFQDTNEIQFKLTLLLAEEPNICAVGDWKQSIYSFQYANVENIQRFERRLEKYRKELNNDQERVEFHIEDVDEIRLKKNYRSTQEILDLSEEALCLPATRYENLPEEEIKSKITSLESQKETENGKVEKLLTENEVENVLAKIQEVEQQEDRDFGDIAVLTRTRNFGLELQKKAQEKGVPVAYEGGVELFKTNPAILLLAWMRIANSSSDRGWAVILENAGYTLDEAKEIINNNEYPEDMGEFKEELDSISDIGQFSEKVFRRYGISNGFTERITEVLSDVFHSSYMNLGRLIQFVEDNIEDGEIYEIDNSMQENVVKIQTIHAAKGLEYPVVFISDINQSRFPSTNGNYMPIEYRDIIGLRTRKKYSEEKGFSFDNWKSEILFQALSKGYDEERRLMYVAITRAEEELYITAEQERKSTFFEELPLNDVFYSEQPEENEEEEEETEFFNPEIEEYESPETFNATDQTNLERGEGREKGLSLHEYAQMKVEQEADGETDYEKNIENFIDGLHGDRKAEVEVKLPLDGRVIEGRVDLMIEKDDKIEVYDLKMGDKNTEEYRKQLSIYAFAIEEATGKPVDAYIYCVSEDEVKPINVLARSGVFG; from the coding sequence ATGACTGATCCAAACAAGCAACAGAAAGAACTGATAGAAAACACTGATGGAATCTACCTGGTGGACGCAGGAGCAGGAACAGGAAAAACATTCACAATCACAAGAAGATACGCCAAAATACTCGAAAAAGGAGTAAGCCCAGACGACATACTACTGGCAACCTTCACAAACAACGCAGCCGACCAGATGAAGGAAAGAATAATAGAAAGAACAGACGTCAAGGCCTCAAAAATATACGACGCGCCAATCTCCACATTCCACAGCTTCGCTAAAAGAATAATCAGAAACCACGGATTCGACACACCAAGAATTCTGGGGATGGACGAAGACATCACACAAAGCCTCAACCTCATGGAGAGCGAAGTCAGGGAAAAACAGGAATTCAACAGCTTCATGAACCTCTTCATCGAACAAAACCCGGAGTACAGCGAATACTACCAGATACTGGGCGACTACTCCCAACTACTGGCCCTCCTCAAAAATCTGGCGGCCAAAGGAATAGTCCCGGAAAAAGAAGGATGGTTCGGAGACTCCGAAAAATACATCGACGGAGACTACAGCGAATTCAAGAAAATATTCAAGGAAATGAACAAGCCGAAAGAAACCTCCAACGGCAAAAAACAATCAGAACTACGAAGCCGACTATACAGCCTGAAATACAAAGACTTCGACGAAGACGCACCATCCGAAGAAGAAGTAAGAGGAGGATACGGCACAAAACAGGTAAGAAGAGACTTCTGCCAGAAGGCCTTCGATGAAGAAAGAGACCAGCTCAAAGAATTCGTGCACGAAGTATACTTCTTATACATCAAATACTGCCTGAGCAAAAACTACCTGAACTTCAACTTTCTCCTCGCATTCGCATACGTACTTCTAAACCAGGACGAAGGCCTCAGAGAAAAACTGTCTTTCAAATACCTGATGATAGACGAATTCCAGGACACAAATGAAATACAGTTCAAGCTTACGCTCCTGCTCGCTGAAGAACCAAACATCTGTGCAGTAGGGGACTGGAAACAGTCAATCTACAGCTTCCAGTACGCAAACGTGGAAAACATCCAGAGATTCGAAAGAAGACTGGAAAAATACCGGAAAGAACTCAACAACGACCAGGAAAGAGTAGAATTCCATATCGAAGATGTAGACGAAATCAGGCTGAAGAAAAACTACAGATCAACACAGGAAATACTAGACCTATCGGAAGAGGCCCTATGCCTTCCAGCAACACGCTACGAAAACCTACCAGAAGAAGAAATCAAATCCAAAATCACATCACTGGAATCACAGAAAGAAACAGAAAATGGAAAAGTAGAGAAACTGCTGACCGAAAACGAAGTAGAAAACGTACTGGCCAAAATACAGGAAGTAGAACAACAGGAGGACAGAGACTTCGGCGACATCGCAGTACTAACCAGAACAAGAAACTTCGGCCTCGAACTCCAGAAAAAGGCCCAGGAAAAAGGAGTACCGGTAGCCTACGAAGGAGGAGTCGAACTATTCAAAACAAATCCAGCAATCCTACTACTCGCATGGATGAGAATCGCAAACTCCAGCTCAGACAGAGGATGGGCAGTAATACTGGAAAATGCAGGATACACGCTCGATGAGGCCAAAGAAATAATCAACAACAACGAATACCCAGAAGATATGGGGGAATTCAAGGAAGAACTGGATTCAATCTCCGATATAGGCCAGTTCTCGGAAAAAGTATTCAGAAGATACGGAATAAGCAACGGATTCACTGAAAGAATAACAGAAGTGCTTTCAGATGTATTTCACAGCTCCTACATGAACCTGGGCCGACTAATCCAGTTCGTAGAGGATAATATAGAGGATGGAGAAATCTATGAAATCGACAACTCGATGCAGGAAAACGTCGTAAAAATACAGACAATACACGCAGCCAAAGGCCTCGAATACCCGGTAGTATTCATCTCCGACATCAACCAGAGCAGATTCCCATCAACCAACGGAAACTACATGCCAATAGAATACAGAGACATAATAGGCCTCAGAACCCGTAAAAAATACAGCGAAGAAAAAGGATTCTCATTCGACAACTGGAAATCAGAGATCCTCTTCCAGGCCCTATCCAAAGGATACGACGAAGAAAGAAGGCTGATGTACGTAGCTATCACGCGTGCAGAAGAAGAACTGTATATAACAGCAGAACAGGAAAGAAAGTCAACTTTCTTCGAGGAACTTCCTCTCAATGATGTATTCTACTCAGAGCAACCAGAGGAAAACGAGGAGGAAGAGGAGGAAACAGAGTTCTTCAATCCAGAGATAGAGGAGTACGAAAGCCCTGAGACCTTCAATGCCACAGATCAAACCAACCTTGAGAGAGGAGAAGGCCGTGAAAAAGGCCTGAGTCTTCACGAGTACGCACAGATGAAGGTAGAGCAGGAGGCAGATGGAGAGACAGACTACGAGAAAAATATAGAGAACTTTATCGATGGCCTTCACGGTGATAGAAAGGCTGAGGTTGAAGTAAAACTTCCTCTTGACGGCAGAGTAATCGAGGGCCGAGTAGATCTGATGATTGAAAAAGATGACAAGATAGAGGTCTATGATCTAAAGATGGGCGATAAAAACACTGAGGAATACAGGAAGCAGCTCAGTATTTATGCCTTTGCAATTGAGGAGGCCACAGGAAAACCGGTAGATGCATATATTTACTGTGTGTCCGAGGACGAAGTCAAGCCAATAAATGTTCTGGCAAGATCCGGAGTATTCGGATAG
- a CDS encoding LEA type 2 family protein, whose amino-acid sequence MAISKIEIAFTSAIILAASLAFLGLTQKPKFGVADRGDWKTANQQNVTVQTEAWIQNPSRVTVNYSDVSISYRAILNGVILVEGKRKGISIKKGNQTKTIESKLIHSRIPEWWARHIRNGEKSDLQIPLSVKAKTGPATIPFHAIVYTDTVETDLISVMDQAVKNTQGKYNIGTEIAGYETGPQIEVEDGAAEWGQTTPEMTNMLIDLEIRNPNSYPIPVPGLAGDVQMNQVKLLEWENSRTEMISGPQDRTIAPGETEELTFRVTMDNDKIDDWFLSHVKQNESTQAQLNMRMVFEIQDQRIELPPEGINCDFSFQTAILEDQNSSSNFQGCSNPTLTQEETQNQTDEEAEENQSIVNETVGGVLG is encoded by the coding sequence ATGGCCATTTCAAAGATAGAAATCGCTTTCACCTCCGCAATAATTCTCGCGGCATCTCTTGCATTTCTGGGACTAACACAGAAACCCAAGTTCGGAGTAGCCGACAGAGGAGACTGGAAAACAGCAAACCAGCAAAACGTAACCGTACAGACAGAGGCCTGGATCCAGAACCCGAGCAGAGTAACAGTAAACTACTCCGACGTATCAATCTCATACAGAGCAATCCTCAACGGAGTAATACTTGTAGAAGGAAAAAGAAAAGGAATATCAATCAAAAAAGGAAACCAGACCAAAACAATAGAATCCAAACTAATACACAGCAGGATACCGGAATGGTGGGCCAGACACATAAGAAACGGAGAAAAATCCGACCTGCAAATCCCACTCAGCGTAAAAGCCAAGACAGGCCCAGCAACAATACCCTTCCACGCAATAGTCTACACAGACACTGTAGAAACTGACCTCATCAGCGTAATGGATCAAGCAGTCAAAAACACTCAAGGAAAATACAACATAGGTACAGAAATCGCAGGATACGAAACAGGCCCACAGATAGAAGTAGAAGATGGTGCCGCGGAATGGGGCCAGACCACGCCAGAAATGACAAACATGCTTATCGACCTCGAAATCAGAAATCCGAACAGCTATCCGATCCCGGTACCAGGCCTCGCAGGAGATGTACAGATGAACCAGGTCAAACTCTTGGAGTGGGAGAATAGCAGGACCGAAATGATATCGGGCCCGCAGGATAGAACGATAGCACCGGGAGAAACAGAGGAACTAACTTTCAGAGTAACAATGGATAACGACAAGATAGATGACTGGTTCTTATCACACGTCAAACAAAATGAATCTACACAGGCCCAACTAAACATGAGAATGGTGTTCGAAATACAGGATCAAAGAATCGAACTACCTCCGGAAGGAATAAACTGCGACTTCAGCTTCCAGACAGCAATCCTGGAGGACCAGAACTCCTCCTCAAACTTCCAGGGCTGCAGCAACCCTACACTAACACAGGAAGAAACACAGAATCAGACAGATGAAGAAGCAGAAGAAAACCAGAGCATAGTAAATGAGACAGTAGGAGGCGTACTAGGATGA
- a CDS encoding PD-(D/E)XK nuclease family protein: MNARKRKEPDQIYKEVKDYDLVLTVDAPLADALNARLDKAIIGEFAETPRRYAFNSEAEEIDFKREIFLEIIEKTDLSWKQASYMLETVLDSWKNTGNLYSILEDEQFAGEAAEQIVKILESTNNPFRALENAQIPENKDVVVVAPYQFNKLDKKILPEEYDTVEIFTEREYELPEFNIFSSASGVIEALKRNIDENNADNIALVVDSNTRYQSLIESAFKSNEIPYNTTVNLSEKEDVRTFVSLARLALAKDRIRLRDVEPVAQHLGFHSSNRKANVKFTEVDDERLSDFTDFLNVISYLNFKEFLDGYEELLGYRPPMIGEVLADLGLSDEPVNEDTISQLEYYLDSFDPSHETREKGVLLASPESTVYIDRPVVFYIGMSSEWTKEVDQRPWIEREEVEDRNLQNFEAMIQNGKQKFYMVQDREMNEEISPCFYFTELYGLESFQDHKNSRYSLPMQSEVEGFERKPLDIKNEKVEMLSQTSLNRFVQSPKAYYFSRLVKDSEKDVMVKGNLFHEFAEFYVNFPEFVEEKGDENFIEIMKKEIEPYVDGMDLDSLETEFRIGINNIKAFIDSRSSPDEIELDPEEGRDENVFAEAFGKEMEKHFAELEFSNKDLHSKGKIDLVLGNELVDYKSSSRSRSKKKIVRDANVELYGDNPDFQPLMYLCELRDKKPGKKLKFTYFYFLSDMASDINSEGSNEDKTVSVTYYPETFDQKIQELEVFEKMIRGVAKSNDRRKTLEKLGHPNFQEFFEKNKIPHPYNKAKLIESEFGREFIRYAKEHVGDYKYVENGAEKTLSKLVEFRLTNFFKEDLDRFEDFLEDEVEKLNEYKKTEFPVGGNDLKRNPYRDMIME; this comes from the coding sequence ATGAACGCAAGAAAAAGAAAGGAACCAGACCAAATCTACAAAGAAGTCAAAGACTACGATCTAGTTCTAACAGTAGACGCACCGCTCGCAGACGCTCTCAACGCAAGACTGGACAAAGCAATAATAGGAGAATTCGCAGAAACACCAAGAAGATACGCATTCAACTCAGAAGCCGAAGAAATAGACTTCAAAAGAGAAATATTCCTGGAAATAATCGAAAAAACAGACCTATCATGGAAACAGGCCTCCTACATGCTGGAAACAGTACTTGACTCCTGGAAAAACACAGGAAACCTTTACAGCATACTGGAAGACGAACAGTTCGCAGGAGAGGCCGCCGAACAAATAGTCAAAATACTGGAAAGCACAAACAATCCTTTCCGAGCACTCGAAAACGCACAGATACCTGAAAACAAAGATGTAGTCGTAGTAGCTCCATACCAGTTCAACAAACTAGACAAGAAAATTCTACCCGAAGAATACGACACAGTAGAAATATTTACAGAAAGAGAGTACGAGCTACCGGAATTCAATATCTTCTCATCAGCCAGTGGAGTAATAGAGGCCCTGAAAAGAAACATCGATGAGAATAACGCTGACAACATAGCGCTAGTCGTCGACTCAAATACTAGATACCAGTCGCTGATCGAATCAGCATTCAAATCAAACGAAATACCGTACAACACAACAGTAAATCTTTCAGAGAAAGAAGACGTCAGAACTTTCGTATCACTGGCCCGCCTTGCACTGGCAAAAGACAGAATAAGACTCAGAGACGTAGAACCAGTTGCCCAACACCTAGGATTCCACTCCTCAAACAGAAAAGCCAACGTCAAATTCACAGAAGTAGACGACGAAAGACTCAGCGACTTCACAGACTTCCTCAACGTAATATCATACCTAAACTTCAAAGAATTCCTCGACGGATACGAAGAACTCCTAGGCTACAGGCCACCAATGATAGGAGAAGTACTCGCAGACCTAGGCCTATCAGACGAACCAGTAAACGAGGACACAATCTCACAACTAGAATACTACCTGGACTCATTCGACCCATCGCACGAAACACGAGAAAAAGGAGTACTACTCGCATCCCCAGAATCTACAGTATACATCGACAGGCCCGTAGTATTCTACATAGGAATGTCCTCAGAATGGACAAAAGAAGTAGACCAGAGACCATGGATAGAAAGAGAAGAAGTCGAAGATAGAAACCTCCAGAACTTCGAGGCCATGATCCAGAACGGAAAACAAAAGTTCTACATGGTCCAGGACCGAGAAATGAACGAAGAAATCTCCCCATGCTTCTACTTCACAGAACTTTACGGCCTAGAAAGCTTCCAGGACCACAAAAACTCACGATACTCGCTACCAATGCAGTCAGAAGTAGAAGGATTCGAAAGAAAACCTCTCGACATAAAGAATGAAAAAGTAGAAATGCTGAGCCAGACATCTCTCAACAGATTTGTGCAGAGCCCGAAGGCCTACTACTTCTCAAGACTGGTTAAAGACAGCGAAAAAGACGTAATGGTTAAAGGAAACCTATTCCACGAATTCGCAGAATTCTACGTAAACTTCCCGGAATTTGTAGAGGAAAAAGGCGACGAAAACTTTATAGAAATAATGAAGAAAGAAATCGAGCCCTACGTAGATGGAATGGACCTCGACTCTCTTGAAACAGAATTCAGAATAGGAATAAACAATATTAAGGCCTTTATAGACTCAAGAAGCAGTCCGGATGAGATAGAGCTAGATCCTGAGGAGGGTAGAGACGAAAACGTGTTTGCAGAGGCCTTCGGAAAAGAAATGGAAAAGCACTTCGCAGAACTCGAATTCAGCAATAAAGACCTGCACTCAAAAGGAAAGATCGACCTTGTGCTTGGCAACGAGCTTGTAGACTACAAAAGCAGTTCAAGAAGCCGCAGCAAGAAAAAAATTGTAAGAGATGCTAACGTAGAACTTTATGGAGACAACCCAGACTTCCAGCCTTTAATGTATCTCTGCGAGCTCAGGGACAAGAAACCAGGCAAGAAACTCAAGTTCACATACTTCTACTTCCTCAGCGACATGGCCTCCGACATAAACTCTGAAGGCAGCAATGAGGACAAGACAGTATCGGTAACATACTACCCAGAGACCTTCGACCAGAAAATACAGGAACTAGAAGTGTTTGAAAAAATGATAAGGGGAGTGGCTAAGTCCAACGACAGGAGAAAAACTCTGGAGAAATTAGGCCATCCAAACTTCCAGGAATTCTTTGAGAAAAACAAGATACCGCATCCATACAACAAGGCCAAACTTATAGAATCAGAATTTGGAAGAGAGTTTATTAGATACGCCAAAGAGCATGTTGGAGACTACAAGTATGTGGAAAACGGTGCTGAAAAGACACTGAGCAAATTAGTGGAATTTAGGCTGACAAACTTCTTCAAGGAAGATCTGGACAGGTTCGAGGACTTCCTGGAGGATGAAGTGGAAAAACTCAATGAATACAAAAAGACAGAATTCCCTGTAGGCGGGAACGACCTCAAGAGAAATCCTTACCGGGACATGATCATGGAGTAG
- a CDS encoding aldo/keto reductase, translated as MTKIPDLGLGTWQNTNSEECTDAVKTALNMGYKHIDTAQAYDNEEHVGKGLEEADVDRDDYFLASKVWISNLSREDVVTTTEESLEKLGVDSVDLMYIHWPSGQYDPETTFEGFQQLVEEDKIKNIGISNFTPAQVDEAMEIAGEHIIANQVEMHPLLQQEELLEKCREHDITLVAYSPLARGKVFDIPELQEIAEKHDASEAQVSLAWLMQKDGVVAIPKATSEQHIRDNFEAQELELEEEDIEKIESIDREERLVDPGFAPW; from the coding sequence ATGACAAAGATACCAGACCTAGGTCTTGGAACATGGCAAAACACAAATTCTGAAGAATGCACAGATGCAGTAAAAACAGCCCTGAACATGGGATACAAACACATCGATACTGCACAGGCCTACGACAACGAAGAACACGTAGGAAAAGGCCTTGAAGAAGCAGACGTCGACAGAGATGACTACTTCCTCGCATCCAAGGTGTGGATCAGCAATCTCTCCAGAGAAGACGTAGTAACAACCACAGAGGAAAGTCTGGAAAAACTGGGTGTCGATAGCGTGGATCTAATGTATATTCACTGGCCTTCAGGACAGTACGACCCAGAAACTACTTTCGAAGGATTCCAGCAACTTGTTGAAGAAGACAAAATCAAGAACATAGGAATCAGCAACTTCACACCTGCACAGGTCGACGAAGCAATGGAAATAGCAGGAGAACACATCATAGCAAACCAGGTTGAAATGCATCCTCTGCTTCAGCAGGAAGAACTTCTTGAAAAATGCAGAGAACACGACATAACACTGGTAGCATACTCTCCGCTCGCCAGAGGAAAAGTATTCGACATCCCAGAACTGCAGGAAATCGCTGAAAAACACGACGCAAGCGAGGCCCAGGTCAGCCTGGCATGGCTCATGCAGAAAGACGGAGTAGTTGCAATACCGAAAGCAACTTCCGAACAACACATTCGTGACAACTTCGAGGCCCAAGAACTTGAACTTGAGGAAGAAGACATCGAGAAAATCGAGTCAATTGACAGAGAAGAAAGACTTGTAGACCCAGGATTCGCACCCTGGTAA
- a CDS encoding DsbA family protein, protein MANFNEDVFSSPGEVEDYIDENEDELSSHDKEELKKIRKDLEKDKQRRIAKRKKWAKYGITGVLGLGLAVLVLGPLVQVALQPSTQQTGFDLENQPMMGNESAPVTVVEFGDYRCPVCEQFDQQVFPSVKENYIDTGEVKFYFINYAFLDGGNLPGDTSQTAAVAGECVYQQDEDQFWNFHHAVYDNQGQESDDWATEDFLMDIARQSTEGLDYGQLEQCISSKETNDRVNEELGIGRANGVSGTPTIFVNGEQASGWSYTAVSRAIESALAGQ, encoded by the coding sequence ATGGCAAACTTTAACGAGGATGTTTTCAGTTCTCCTGGTGAAGTCGAGGATTATATCGATGAGAACGAGGATGAATTGAGCTCTCATGATAAAGAAGAGCTTAAGAAGATCAGGAAAGATCTTGAAAAAGATAAACAGAGAAGAATTGCGAAGAGGAAGAAATGGGCCAAGTACGGTATTACCGGGGTTTTAGGCCTTGGTCTGGCTGTGCTTGTGCTTGGGCCTCTTGTTCAGGTTGCTTTGCAGCCTTCTACTCAGCAGACCGGTTTTGATTTAGAGAATCAGCCGATGATGGGTAATGAGAGTGCTCCTGTAACGGTTGTAGAGTTTGGAGATTATCGTTGTCCTGTCTGTGAGCAGTTTGATCAGCAGGTTTTCCCATCTGTGAAGGAGAACTACATTGACACTGGTGAAGTGAAGTTTTACTTCATCAACTATGCTTTCCTTGACGGCGGGAATTTACCTGGTGATACAAGCCAGACAGCTGCTGTAGCTGGAGAATGTGTTTACCAGCAGGATGAAGACCAGTTCTGGAACTTCCATCACGCAGTTTACGATAATCAGGGCCAGGAGAGCGATGACTGGGCTACTGAGGACTTTTTGATGGATATTGCTCGTCAGAGCACAGAGGGTCTTGACTACGGTCAGCTTGAGCAGTGTATCTCCAGCAAAGAGACTAACGACAGAGTTAACGAGGAGCTTGGTATCGGCCGTGCGAACGGTGTTTCAGGTACACCTACAATCTTTGTGAATGGAGAGCAGGCCTCAGGTTGGAGTTACACAGCTGTTTCAAGAGCAATTGAGTCAGCTCTTGCAGGCCAGTAA